A region from the Posidoniimonas polymericola genome encodes:
- a CDS encoding sensor histidine kinase: MRWPLRNQILLPVLAVSFASVVVIGGANAWLAYAAARDAVVARVQGVADVLATSGFPLTPAVLRQMSGLTGAQLVLTDARGAPRAASLADPPEQLPVDKLVDTANSITLSQTVEVAGEWRLHAAMRMPQRAGRAPGELLHVLIPLAEYRRSLWAAVAPPLIVGALSLAAVAIAVNQIAKRIARTTARLGAEVGRLAEGDHRPLALPPRDDELAELCRAINRTAERLGVYEEEIRGAERAKTLAMLGAGLAHEIRNAATGARMAIDLHAEQCPARNDDAIAVARRQLRLIESQLQRYLRLGVEEGESRRQPTRLDDLVAEALPLVTPSAEHAAACVEWTPGAPEAVVAVDREAITQVVINLLQNALEAATQAAVGSPGAAPAVVRIATDADHDRWRLCVTDNGAGPSDELAARMFEPFVTSKPEGVGLGLALSQQATRRHRGQLCWRRDADLTRFELTLPLAPTDKP; the protein is encoded by the coding sequence ATGCGTTGGCCCCTGCGAAACCAGATCCTGCTGCCGGTGCTGGCGGTGTCGTTCGCCAGCGTGGTGGTGATTGGCGGCGCCAACGCCTGGCTGGCCTACGCCGCCGCCCGCGACGCCGTGGTCGCAAGAGTACAAGGGGTCGCCGACGTGCTGGCGACTTCGGGTTTCCCACTCACGCCGGCGGTGCTGCGGCAGATGAGCGGGCTGACCGGCGCCCAGCTCGTGCTGACCGACGCCCGCGGCGCCCCGCGGGCCGCCAGCCTGGCCGACCCGCCCGAGCAACTGCCGGTCGACAAGCTGGTCGACACGGCCAACTCGATCACGTTGAGTCAGACCGTGGAGGTCGCCGGCGAGTGGCGGCTGCACGCGGCGATGCGGATGCCGCAGCGGGCCGGCCGGGCGCCGGGCGAGCTGCTGCACGTGCTAATCCCGCTGGCCGAGTACCGCCGGTCGCTGTGGGCGGCGGTCGCGCCGCCGCTGATCGTTGGCGCGTTGTCGCTGGCGGCGGTGGCGATCGCGGTCAACCAAATCGCGAAGCGGATCGCCCGCACCACGGCGCGGCTCGGCGCCGAGGTCGGCCGCCTGGCCGAGGGCGACCACCGCCCGCTCGCCCTGCCGCCGCGCGACGACGAGCTGGCCGAGCTCTGCCGGGCGATCAACCGCACGGCGGAGCGGCTCGGCGTGTACGAGGAGGAGATCCGCGGCGCCGAACGGGCCAAGACGCTCGCCATGCTCGGCGCCGGACTAGCCCACGAGATCCGCAACGCGGCGACCGGCGCCCGGATGGCGATCGACCTGCACGCCGAGCAGTGCCCCGCTCGGAACGACGACGCGATCGCGGTGGCGCGACGGCAGCTGCGGCTGATCGAGAGCCAGCTGCAGCGGTACCTGCGGCTCGGCGTCGAGGAGGGCGAGTCACGCCGCCAGCCGACCCGGCTCGACGACCTTGTGGCCGAGGCGCTCCCGCTAGTGACGCCGTCGGCCGAGCACGCCGCCGCGTGTGTCGAGTGGACGCCTGGCGCCCCCGAAGCAGTCGTTGCAGTCGACCGCGAGGCGATCACGCAGGTCGTGATTAACCTGCTGCAGAACGCGTTGGAAGCCGCCACCCAGGCCGCGGTCGGCAGCCCGGGCGCCGCGCCGGCCGTGGTCCGGATCGCCACCGACGCCGACCACGACCGATGGCGGCTGTGCGTTACGGACAACGGCGCCGGGCCAAGCGACGAGCTGGCTGCTAGAATGTTCGAACCGTTTGTCACCAGCAAGCCGGAAGGCGTCGGGCTCGGCCTGGCCCTCAGCCAGCAGGCGACCCGGCGTCACCGCGGCCAGCTTTGCTGGCGCCGCGACGCCGATCTCACCCGCTTCGAGCTCACCCTGCCGCTCGCTCCAACGGACAAACCCTAA
- a CDS encoding DUF1559 domain-containing protein yields the protein MPPLPRPARRAFTLVELLVVIAIIGVLIALLLPAVQAAREAARRSQCANNLKQLGLGILNYESARKHLPPSAIVDPQDLSSSNNGSWGVHGRIMPYLEEGNLRDLVDLETAWDNQLSISGVRIPVFQCPSDQQAGEVRDPGGGKALLYSTTYGFNFGTWFVYDPATNKGGNGLFFPNSHLRLAKVTDGTSKTLLAAEVKAWTPYRRNGGPSSTDIPNTVAEGIAAIGSAGQSKLDPATGHTEWPDGRVHHTGFTATMRPNTETLHEDGGVTYDADYNSWQEGKSSGSSSPPTYAMITSRSYHPGGVQAAMADGSVRLFQESLDLAVWRAYATRAGEEVLSE from the coding sequence TTGCCCCCCCTGCCCCGCCCCGCCCGTCGCGCGTTTACCCTCGTCGAACTGCTGGTCGTGATCGCCATTATTGGCGTGCTGATCGCGCTGTTGCTGCCGGCCGTGCAGGCCGCGCGGGAGGCGGCCCGGCGGTCGCAGTGCGCCAACAACCTCAAGCAGCTCGGGCTGGGCATCCTCAACTACGAGAGCGCCCGCAAGCACCTGCCCCCCAGCGCCATCGTCGACCCGCAGGACCTGTCGAGCAGCAACAACGGCTCGTGGGGCGTGCACGGGCGGATCATGCCGTACCTCGAGGAGGGCAACCTGCGTGACCTGGTCGACCTCGAGACCGCCTGGGACAACCAGCTCTCCATCAGCGGCGTGCGGATCCCGGTCTTCCAGTGCCCCAGCGATCAGCAGGCGGGCGAGGTCCGCGACCCGGGCGGCGGCAAGGCCCTGCTCTACTCCACGACCTACGGCTTCAACTTCGGCACGTGGTTCGTCTACGACCCGGCGACCAACAAGGGGGGCAACGGGCTGTTCTTCCCCAACAGCCACCTGCGGCTCGCCAAGGTGACCGACGGCACAAGCAAGACCCTGCTGGCCGCCGAGGTCAAGGCGTGGACCCCTTACCGCCGCAACGGCGGCCCCAGCTCGACCGACATCCCGAACACCGTCGCCGAAGGGATCGCCGCGATCGGCTCGGCCGGGCAGTCGAAGCTCGACCCCGCCACCGGGCACACCGAGTGGCCCGACGGGCGGGTGCACCACACCGGCTTCACCGCCACGATGCGGCCCAACACCGAAACCTTGCACGAGGACGGCGGCGTCACCTATGACGCCGACTACAACTCCTGGCAGGAGGGCAAGTCGTCCGGCAGCTCATCGCCGCCGACCTACGCCATGATCACCTCCCGCAGCTACCACCCGGGCGGCGTGCAGGCCGCGATGGCCGATGGCTCCGTGCGGTTGTTCCAGGAGAGCCTCGACCTGGCGGTGTGGCGGGCCTACGCGACCCGCGCCGGGGAAGAGGTGCTGAGCGAATAG
- a CDS encoding DUF7691 family protein produces MSYVLTAYVVDIDALSKAVGSGDEQLVTRVIESAPEEFDEDDLDDDELSLAAALRELVMAGTQSAPESEDDAHQYGYALQSLCRCLGDELLPEMWAGVRWEAVEDCGLEELLTESGPPVPLPENDDFPSIGHLKRGEIDKAIAAARKRLTKTVDEDIEDLLDEYIDWLEAGRTAHLDMVFFYA; encoded by the coding sequence ATGAGCTATGTCTTGACGGCCTACGTCGTCGACATCGACGCTTTGAGCAAGGCAGTCGGTTCTGGTGACGAGCAACTCGTCACGCGGGTCATCGAGAGCGCCCCCGAGGAGTTCGACGAGGACGACCTCGACGACGACGAGCTGAGCCTCGCCGCCGCGCTCCGCGAGCTGGTGATGGCCGGGACGCAGAGCGCGCCAGAGAGCGAGGACGACGCCCACCAGTACGGCTACGCCCTGCAGTCGCTCTGCCGCTGCCTGGGCGACGAGCTGCTGCCCGAGATGTGGGCCGGCGTGCGGTGGGAGGCCGTCGAGGACTGCGGCCTCGAGGAGCTGCTCACCGAGTCCGGCCCGCCGGTCCCGCTGCCCGAGAACGACGACTTCCCGTCGATCGGGCACCTCAAGCGGGGCGAGATCGACAAGGCGATCGCCGCCGCGCGCAAACGCCTTACCAAGACCGTCGACGAGGACATCGAAGACCTGCTCGACGAGTACATCGACTGGCTCGAAGCGGGCCGCACGGCGCACCTGGATATGGTGTTCTTTTATGCGTAG
- a CDS encoding sigma-54-dependent transcriptional regulator encodes MANLLVIDDESSICWGITRLGEGMGHRVTSASSVEQGLDAAAAEPPALIILDVRLPGQDGLSAMRSFRELCGDVPIVIITAFGDLQTAVRAVSQGAFEYVLKPFDLAQIRSVIERALRPAPQPASPKEEESAVAGVIGRSPRMQAVFHKIALAAHADAPVLLRGETGVGKEVAAQAIHHNGPRPDAPFVAVSVAALSPTVAEAELFGHVEGAFTGAQRTRRGLLAQADGGTLFLDEVAEIPLAIQAKLLRALDQGEVLPVGADQPVKTSFRTIAATHRDLRAMVHAGDFRQDLFYRLCAYEIELPPLRDRREDIALLAAHFARTRRPDASLSAEAIAELESRDWPGNVRELRNAIEHALLVSPAGDIFPEHLPPIEPKAADPAASRNLESALADRARELIADPEAAGQVYNRYLEQVEPPLLQAALDQHARQCAPAARALGLHRTTLRRKLDQLGVDADP; translated from the coding sequence ATGGCCAACCTGCTAGTCATCGACGACGAGAGCTCCATCTGCTGGGGCATCACCCGGCTGGGCGAGGGCATGGGTCACCGGGTCACCTCTGCGAGTTCGGTCGAGCAGGGGCTCGACGCCGCCGCGGCCGAACCGCCGGCCCTGATCATCCTCGACGTCCGCCTGCCAGGTCAGGACGGGCTGTCCGCGATGCGGTCGTTCCGCGAGCTCTGCGGCGACGTGCCGATCGTCATCATCACCGCCTTTGGCGACCTGCAGACCGCGGTCCGCGCGGTGAGCCAGGGGGCGTTCGAGTACGTGCTCAAGCCGTTCGACCTCGCGCAGATCCGGTCGGTCATCGAGCGGGCGTTGCGGCCCGCGCCGCAGCCAGCGAGCCCGAAGGAGGAAGAGTCGGCGGTCGCCGGCGTGATCGGCCGCTCGCCCCGCATGCAGGCCGTGTTCCACAAGATCGCGCTCGCCGCCCACGCCGATGCGCCCGTGCTGCTCCGCGGCGAGACCGGCGTCGGCAAGGAGGTCGCCGCCCAGGCGATCCACCACAATGGCCCCCGGCCCGACGCGCCGTTTGTCGCGGTGAGCGTCGCCGCGCTCAGCCCCACGGTCGCCGAGGCCGAGCTGTTCGGCCACGTCGAGGGCGCGTTCACCGGCGCCCAGCGGACCCGCCGCGGGCTGCTCGCCCAGGCCGACGGCGGCACGCTGTTCCTCGACGAGGTCGCCGAGATCCCGCTCGCCATCCAGGCCAAGCTGCTCCGCGCCCTCGACCAGGGCGAGGTCCTGCCGGTGGGCGCCGATCAGCCGGTCAAGACCAGCTTCCGCACCATCGCCGCCACGCACCGCGACCTCCGCGCAATGGTCCACGCCGGCGACTTCCGCCAGGACCTGTTCTACCGGCTGTGCGCGTACGAGATCGAGCTGCCCCCGTTGCGGGATCGCCGCGAGGACATCGCCCTGCTGGCGGCGCACTTCGCGCGGACGCGGCGGCCGGACGCGTCGCTCTCGGCCGAGGCGATCGCCGAGCTCGAGTCCCGCGACTGGCCCGGCAACGTCCGCGAGCTCCGCAACGCGATCGAGCACGCGCTGCTGGTGTCGCCGGCCGGCGACATCTTCCCGGAGCACCTCCCCCCGATCGAGCCCAAGGCGGCCGACCCGGCCGCGTCGCGCAACTTAGAGTCCGCCCTGGCCGACCGCGCCCGCGAGCTGATCGCCGACCCGGAGGCCGCCGGCCAGGTCTACAACCGCTACCTGGAGCAGGTCGAGCCGCCGCTGCTGCAGGCCGCACTCGACCAGCACGCCCGGCAGTGCGCCCCCGCCGCCCGGGCGTTGGGGCTGCACCGCACGACCCTCCGCCGCAAGCTCGACCAGCTGGGGGTCGACGCCGACCCGTAG
- a CDS encoding ankyrin repeat domain-containing protein, translating into MTSHSLLDAASAGDLKTVKCLLAAGHDVDQRGTPLSKAELERAKAAAELGGLDVAMDLIRRHFDYTPLIAAVSEGHFEVAAMLLDAGAAPDADDSLGRTPLSLAIGWKNGGLAERLVSMGVAVNGKDSDGDTLLTQAIRAQLWGVAHALLDAGANPAPKGIAGSSPMHAASEQEGPVAEKLFLRLLEMGVKPDAPAILANAIDKHSPTVVKRLCDSGAKLQSKTSYGDPLLHAFQRGDLDSLRLLLRCGAKVVERKSDWGVLGYGAMSSADPTVIFECAEVLLAEGANPNHSDGRGFTPLHASVRAANPGFAAWLISKGAKPSPLFDGNQTPLDLVEEELRWAKRAGAEAKLQELREILEAAGGRKGRQRVERPDDNPVLDLPPSERRGICEIGFSKAYQIMVKGEIDAFTSMLQKDKKIDSVERDAYSRMGTLQRPIGDLLSIVKLKGQPWLYVSGCRPHHDSPMQAWSKKARLPVLLVREESVSGTLSYALYDRGECQEAFESDGQWFRGGVEIDPDVHDDSERMQGTDFRSQLRDPEEMDWSLYESEWEFVEQFLRSQDAYLTFVQATLPSDETQPAIVCGYHPDEVTAEQIERVDFAYYKPDEYQQRAAKAPKTDNLYEAIRGADVEQTRAALAAGAELNQLPPRHKHAYLTLALGGALHLHDHSIVDLLLSAGADPNFGGHEPPLVYLTDRGGRLDDQVTLTSKLVAAGADINKAVPKTPGDEFVPYAHTALHVAARAGDPIVVKLLLRSGADPSLRDSYDQTALQLARSRLKHVRKDLLRQEPSFTTAADEIRARETVDLLAAVERGDLDPASLPTDDELIASGQLHPPKD; encoded by the coding sequence ATGACTAGCCACTCACTCTTAGACGCCGCATCTGCCGGCGACCTGAAGACCGTGAAGTGCCTCTTGGCTGCCGGTCACGACGTCGATCAGCGCGGAACACCGCTTTCGAAGGCAGAGCTAGAGCGGGCCAAGGCCGCGGCCGAACTTGGCGGGCTGGACGTCGCGATGGACTTGATCCGCCGCCACTTCGACTACACGCCGCTAATAGCCGCGGTGAGTGAAGGGCACTTTGAAGTCGCCGCCATGTTGCTTGACGCCGGCGCCGCCCCGGACGCTGACGACAGCCTTGGGCGGACGCCGCTTTCGCTTGCTATCGGCTGGAAGAACGGCGGGCTGGCCGAACGCCTAGTCTCGATGGGCGTGGCGGTGAACGGCAAGGACTCCGATGGCGACACCCTGCTTACCCAGGCAATCCGCGCACAACTGTGGGGCGTCGCCCATGCGTTGCTCGACGCTGGCGCAAATCCGGCGCCCAAAGGTATCGCGGGAAGCAGCCCGATGCACGCGGCCTCCGAACAAGAGGGACCAGTCGCCGAGAAGCTCTTTCTGCGCTTGCTCGAGATGGGGGTGAAGCCTGACGCCCCGGCGATCCTGGCCAACGCGATCGACAAGCACTCTCCGACGGTTGTTAAAAGACTGTGCGACTCGGGTGCAAAGCTTCAAAGCAAGACGTCGTACGGCGATCCCCTGCTGCACGCGTTCCAGCGCGGCGACCTCGATTCGCTGCGACTCTTGTTGAGGTGCGGAGCCAAGGTCGTTGAACGCAAGAGCGACTGGGGGGTGCTTGGGTACGGCGCAATGTCGTCTGCGGATCCAACCGTCATCTTCGAGTGCGCCGAGGTTCTGCTTGCTGAGGGCGCGAACCCGAACCACTCCGACGGCCGCGGATTCACCCCGCTGCACGCCAGTGTGCGTGCGGCGAACCCCGGGTTCGCTGCCTGGCTAATCTCCAAGGGCGCGAAGCCAAGCCCGCTCTTCGACGGCAATCAAACGCCGCTCGATCTCGTCGAGGAGGAACTAAGGTGGGCAAAGCGGGCAGGGGCGGAAGCCAAGCTACAAGAGCTGCGTGAAATACTCGAAGCAGCCGGCGGACGCAAAGGCAGGCAGCGAGTCGAGCGTCCCGACGACAACCCCGTTTTGGACCTGCCGCCTAGCGAGCGGAGGGGCATTTGCGAGATTGGATTCTCAAAAGCCTACCAGATTATGGTCAAGGGAGAGATCGACGCCTTCACGAGTATGCTGCAGAAGGACAAAAAGATCGACAGCGTCGAGCGGGACGCCTACTCCCGCATGGGCACGCTGCAGCGGCCGATCGGCGATTTGCTTTCCATCGTCAAGCTCAAGGGCCAACCGTGGCTGTACGTCAGCGGCTGCCGCCCTCATCACGACAGCCCGATGCAGGCGTGGAGCAAGAAGGCCCGCCTGCCCGTCCTCCTCGTACGGGAGGAAAGCGTATCGGGCACGCTCTCCTACGCGTTGTACGACCGAGGCGAGTGCCAGGAAGCTTTCGAATCGGACGGCCAGTGGTTCCGCGGCGGGGTCGAAATTGATCCGGACGTACACGACGATTCCGAACGAATGCAGGGCACGGACTTCCGCTCGCAGCTGCGCGACCCCGAGGAGATGGATTGGTCGCTGTATGAGTCCGAGTGGGAATTTGTCGAGCAGTTCCTGCGCAGCCAGGACGCGTACCTGACATTTGTCCAAGCGACTCTTCCCAGCGACGAAACCCAGCCGGCTATTGTCTGCGGCTACCACCCGGACGAGGTCACCGCCGAGCAAATCGAGCGAGTCGACTTTGCCTACTACAAGCCGGACGAATACCAACAGCGGGCGGCAAAGGCGCCGAAAACGGACAATCTCTACGAAGCGATTCGTGGGGCCGACGTCGAACAGACGCGAGCGGCCTTGGCCGCAGGGGCCGAGCTGAATCAGCTTCCGCCGCGACACAAGCACGCGTACCTAACGCTCGCGTTGGGCGGCGCCCTGCACCTCCACGATCATAGTATTGTCGACCTGTTGCTATCGGCCGGGGCGGATCCAAACTTCGGCGGGCATGAGCCACCGCTGGTCTACCTAACCGATCGGGGCGGTCGCCTGGATGACCAAGTAACTCTCACGTCAAAACTGGTAGCGGCAGGCGCCGACATCAACAAGGCAGTACCGAAGACGCCCGGGGACGAGTTCGTGCCCTACGCCCACACAGCGCTCCATGTGGCCGCCCGCGCGGGCGACCCAATTGTCGTGAAACTTTTGCTACGCAGCGGCGCCGACCCGAGTCTCAGAGACTCCTATGATCAGACCGCCCTCCAGCTTGCGCGGTCAAGGCTCAAGCACGTAAGGAAAGACCTGTTAAGGCAAGAGCCGAGTTTCACCACGGCCGCCGATGAAATCCGCGCCAGGGAAACCGTCGACCTGCTAGCGGCGGTCGAGCGTGGCGATCTCGACCCGGCTTCGCTGCCTACAGATGACGAACTGATCGCGTCCGGCCAGCTCCATCCGCCGAAAGATTGA